The genomic region GACAGGGAAATGATGGTCATGCCGTCCAGAGCCACAGTGCGGCTCACCGGATCGGGGCCGATCAGCATTCTGATAAAGGTAATGACCAGGGCAAGCAGGGTAATAGCGATTGCCGCCTGGAATAATATATCAGCCACAGATCACCTCCAGATATCGTTCAAAACCAGATACAATTTTTTTTGTTTTTTCTTCACAGTCCCCTTCTTCCACGGCAATCCAGTGAATGTAGAAGTCTTCACCCTTTGTATCCACCGTAATGGTACCGGGTGTGAGGGTGATGGAATTGGCCAGCATCAACCGTCCCAGAGGTGTTTTCAGTCTGGTTTTCACCTGGACGATACCAGGGTTGATAGGCATCTGGGGATGGAGAACCCTGAAAGCCACATCC from Oceanispirochaeta sp. harbors:
- a CDS encoding monovalent cation/H+ antiporter complex subunit F, with protein sequence MADILFQAAIAITLLALVITFIRMLIGPDPVSRTVALDGMTIISLSVIVWLAFWSGRGIYIDVALVYGLISFTGVVALARYLERGL
- a CDS encoding Na+/H+ antiporter subunit E → MKTFKARIMLILLLGAVWFLLTYPFDIQEGIAGAVLIVLIVLMPLPGGDLLGDLKWNPKAILAMITFFFYFLGALIKSNLDVAFRVLHPQMPINPGIVQVKTRLKTPLGRLMLANSITLTPGTITVDTKGEDFYIHWIAVEEGDCEEKTKKIVSGFERYLEVICG